A genomic segment from Peromyscus maniculatus bairdii isolate BWxNUB_F1_BW_parent chromosome 11, HU_Pman_BW_mat_3.1, whole genome shotgun sequence encodes:
- the Il24 gene encoding interleukin-24 has protein sequence MSSKLQTLSCLSLILLVWNQVPGLQGHEFRFGPCRVEGVVLSELWEAFSAMKSTVQTQDDITSVRLLKSQVLHNVSDAESCYLVHSLLKFYLNTVFKNYPSKVAKFKISKSFSTLANNFFVILSKLQPSKDKDMLSISESAHRRFLLFCKAFKQMDTEAALVKAFGEVDILLTWMQNFYHL, from the exons ATGAGCTCCAAATTACAGACGCTCTCTTGCCTGAGCCTTATCCTTCTTGTCTGGAACCAAGTGCCAGGGCTCCAGGGTCATGAGTTCCGATTTGGGCCTTGCCGAGTGGAAGGGGTGGTTCTCTCAGAACTGTGGGAGGCCTTCTCGGCTATGAAGAGCACTGTG CAAACTCAGGATGACATCACAAGTGTCCGGCTGTTGAAGTCGCAGGTTCTTCACAATGTCTCG GATGCAGAGAGCTGTTACCTTGTCCACAGTCTGCTGAAATTCTACTTGAACACTGTTTTCAAAAACTACCCCAGCAAAGTAGCCAAGTTCAAGATCTCGAAGTCCTTCTCCACTCTGGCCAacaatttttttgtcattttgtcaAAACTGCAGCCCAGT AAGGACAAGGACATGCTTTCCATTAGTGAGAGTGCACACCGGCGGTTTTTGCTGTTCTGCAAAGCATTCAAACAG ATGGACACAGAAGCGGCTTTGGTGAAAGCCTTTGGGGAAGTGGACATTCTCCTGACCTGGATGCAGAACTTCTACCATCTCTGA